GAGACAGCTGTGAGCCTTAAACAGGTGAGCGTACTGATCGCTGTAACAGAAGATGACGAGATCCACATCAATCGGGAAGTGAAAGAGTTAGAGGAAGTTCGTACGGCCGTTGAAAAACTGCATGCGGAAAACCCAAAAGGCTCCGTTGCGATCCAGAGTGATGAAACAGCAGATGCCGTTCTGGTAATGAAAGTGTATGACGCCATCAGAGATGCTGGTGTTGAAAAAATCGCTATCGCTACGGAGGTCAAATAACATGATTACTCGGGTAGCCAGCTCACTTGTTGTCGCTTCTAGCGTTACTTTCGGTCTGTTTTTCGTAATGCATTCACTTGTTGCGGGAGACGGCGAAGTAGTATTGAACGAAGACAAAAGAGCTCGTTTCATCGATGTTGTACAGGACATCGAAGAACAACCTCCACAACGTCTGGAACGTAAAGTAGAGAAGCCACCAGAGGTGGAAGCACCTCCGCCAGAGATCGACACACCTGTTGTTGATAATTCTGGTCCAGATAAACTGAACCTATCCGTAGGTCGCGCCAATACAGCAGCAGCTGTTGATCTTGGCGGCATTGACCTTGGCCCAAGTTCAGATGGTGACTACCTTCCGCTTGTACGTGTACAGCCACAATACCCACGTCGTGCTCAAGAGCGCGGAATCGAAGGTTTTGTGATTGTGGAACTAACCGTTGCTGCTGATGGTACTGTACCACCAGAGTCAATTGTTGTGTTGCAAGCCGATCCAAAAGGTTATTTTGAACGTGCTGCTATCAAAGCTGCTCAAAAGTTCAAATATAAACCGAAGGTTATTAACGGTAAGGGCCAAGAAGTGACTGGTGTTACATACAAGTTCAGCTTCAACATGGCTCAATAAGCGAGACAGGAAAGAGACATGAGTATCAAAAACAC
This DNA window, taken from Kordiimonas sp. SCSIO 12603, encodes the following:
- a CDS encoding biopolymer transporter ExbD, yielding MRNHAQQEEDTEINMTPMLDIVFIMLIFFIVTAVFVKESGTTVIKPEAETAVSLKQVSVLIAVTEDDEIHINREVKELEEVRTAVEKLHAENPKGSVAIQSDETADAVLVMKVYDAIRDAGVEKIAIATEVK
- a CDS encoding energy transducer TonB; amino-acid sequence: MITRVASSLVVASSVTFGLFFVMHSLVAGDGEVVLNEDKRARFIDVVQDIEEQPPQRLERKVEKPPEVEAPPPEIDTPVVDNSGPDKLNLSVGRANTAAAVDLGGIDLGPSSDGDYLPLVRVQPQYPRRAQERGIEGFVIVELTVAADGTVPPESIVVLQADPKGYFERAAIKAAQKFKYKPKVINGKGQEVTGVTYKFSFNMAQ